Proteins from one Malaya genurostris strain Urasoe2022 chromosome 2, Malgen_1.1, whole genome shotgun sequence genomic window:
- the LOC131431490 gene encoding spermatogenesis-associated protein 20 isoform X2 has product MSSNSPSGSSGDQKHTNRLINEKSPYLLQHAHNPVDWYPWCQEAIDRAKAENKLIFLSVGYSTCHWCHVMEKESFENEEVAKIMNENFINVKVDREERPDIDKLYMTFILLINGSGGWPMSVWLTPDLAPVTGGTYFPPKDRWGMPGFSTILLKLKNKWLTDSEDLASTGRSIIDAIQKNVEERHKEEPERALTAEEKFKQSNAIYKRNFDPVWGGSLGAPKFPEVSKLNLMFHSHIRDPAGKILGVVLNTLDKMAAGGIHDHVFGGFARYSVDKKWHVPHFEKMLYDQGQLLMAYSNGYKTTKKQLYLDVADSIFNYICKDLQHPAGGFYSGEDADSLPTWESSDKIEGAFYAWTYAEVRDLLKPNLDKFGDIGEVDPVDVYTEHYNIQETGNVEPSSDPHGHLLGKNILIVYGSVGETADKCKTSSEVVSGIVKVGNAILHEVRDKRPRPHLDTKIICAWNGLILSGLSQLACIKDAPNREKYLQAATSLVSFIRENLFDMKARKLLRSCYGDDTEKAKSLEHPIYGFIDDYAFLIKGLTDYYRASLDKSALWWGKELQEIQDQLFWDQVNGAYFYSEANSSNVVVRLKEDHDGAEPCGNSVSVHNLLLLGDYFESESFHDKAKKILNYFSNVTPFGYVLPEMMSAMLLDCHGRDMLVVVGPDGPRTDNLIDAVRDFYMPGLTIVRLNSVTPDQHLAGKTLKSFRMLQDAPTAYFCHNKVCQMPVTDPARLTEDLIPKHIFDYTEYEN; this is encoded by the exons ATGAGTTCCAATTCGCCATCCGGATCATCCGGGGATCAGAAGCACACAAACCGattgataaatgaaaaatctCCGTATTTGTTGCAGCATGCGCACAATCCAGTTGACTGGTATCCGTGGTGTCAGGAAGCAATTGATCGTGCCAAAGCGGAGAACAAGTTGATCTTCCTGTCGGTTGGATACAGCACGTGCCACTGGTGCCACGTTATGGAGAAGGAATCGTTCGAAAATGAAGAAGTAGCCAAGATCATGAACGAAAATTTCATCAATGTAAAGGTCGATCGGGAAGAACGCCCGGATATCGATAAACTGTACATGACATTCATTCTGCTGATCAACGGTTCCGGGGGTTGGCCGATGTCGGTCTGGTTGACACCGGATCTAGCGCCAGTCACGGGGGGAACCTATTTTCCGCCTAAAGACCGCTGGGGAATGCCAGGGTTttccacaattttgctgaaACTAAAGAACAAATGGTTGACTGATAGTGAAGATCTAGCATCAACAGGGCGTTCGATCATCGATGCAATTCAAAAAAATGTCGAAGAGAGACACAAGGAAGAACCGGAACGCGCTTTAACAGCAGAGGAGAAGTTTAAACAGTCGAATGCAATTTACAAGCGCAACTTTGACCCAGTGTGGGGAGGATCATTGGGTGCTCCCAAGTTTCCGGAAGTATCTAAATTGAATCTCATGTTTCATTCTCATATCCGAGATCCAGCAGGAAAAATTCTAGGTGTCGTGCTCAATACACTGGACAAAATGGCTGCTGGTGGAATTCACGATCATGTATTCGGAGGGTTTGCCAGGTACTCCGTGGACAAGAAATGGCATGTGCCACATTTTGAGAAAATGCTCTATGACCAAGGACAGCTTCTGATGGCCTATTCAAACGGGTACAAAACGACCAAGAAACAACTCTACCTGGATGTGGCGGATTCCATATTCAACTACATTTGTAAGGATTTGCAACATCCGGCTGGGGGATTTTATAGTGGTGAAGATGCTGATTCGTTACCAACTTGGGAAAGTTCTGACAAAATTGAAGGTGCTTTCTACGCATGGACATACGCCGAGGTACGGGATCTGTTAAAACCAAACTTGGACAAGTTTGGTGATATCGGCGAGGTAGATCCAGTCGATGTCTACACAGAGCATTACAACATTCAGGAAACCGGTAACGTAGAGCCTAGTAGCGATCCGCACGGACACTTACTTGGTAAAAACATTTTGATTGTGTATGGATCCGTCGGTGAAACGGCTGATAAATGCAAAACTTCTTCGGAAGTTGTTAGTGGTATTGTTAAAGTAGGTAACGCGATTCTACACGAAGTACGAGATAAACGCCCGAGGCCTCATCTGGACACTAAGATTATCTGTGCCTGGAATGGACTAATTCTTTCCGGTTTATCTCAACTGGCGTGCATCAAGGATGCGCCAAACCGTGAGAAATATCTCCAAGCGGCCACGAGTCTGGTATCATTCATTCGTGAAAACCTCTTCGATATGAAAGCAAGAAAGCTACTGCGGTCGTGTTACGGTGATGATACTGAAAAGGCGAAGTCACT GGAACATCCCATTTACGGGTTCATCGATGACTATGCCTTTCTTATCAAGGGACTAACCGATTACTATCGAGCCTCTCTGGATAAGAGTGCGCTTTGGTGGGGCAAAGAATTGCAGGAAATTCAGGATCAACTATTTTGGGATCAAGTCAACGGTGCTTATTTCTACTCGGAAGCCAACTCCTCTAACGTAGTCGTGCGATTGAAGGAAG ATCACGACGGAGCCGAACCCTGCGGAAACAGTGTTTCCGTTCATAATCTTCTTCTGTTGGGAGATTATTTTGAGAGTGAATCGTTCCATGATAAggcgaaaaaaatcttgaactaCTTCTCAAATGTAACCCCTTTCGGTTATGTCCTACCGGAAATGATGTCCGCAATGTTGTTGGATTGCCATGGTCGCGATATGTTGGTGGTTGTTG GCCCAGATGGTCCAAGGACTGACAATTTGATCGATGCGGTAAGAGATTTCTACATGCCTGGCTTGACTATCGTCCGATTGAATTCGGTAACGCCGGATCAACACTTGGCTGGGAAAACGCTCAAGAGTTTTAGGATGCTTCAGGACGCTCCGACGGCTTACTTCTGTCACAACAAGGTCTGTCAAATGC
- the LOC131431490 gene encoding spermatogenesis-associated protein 20 isoform X1, whose amino-acid sequence MFQGVAAKVNHLAGYLRTSCFPTGGGLTKSCQRRTSFAYPEGTAYSSASENSNQNNKNNRQIQQHPKPVGYCHHHCYHHQCRYYHYGRHHQNAESVTFTDQYLQQVRQRVQRSIGQVCKFCTNTISMSSNSPSGSSGDQKHTNRLINEKSPYLLQHAHNPVDWYPWCQEAIDRAKAENKLIFLSVGYSTCHWCHVMEKESFENEEVAKIMNENFINVKVDREERPDIDKLYMTFILLINGSGGWPMSVWLTPDLAPVTGGTYFPPKDRWGMPGFSTILLKLKNKWLTDSEDLASTGRSIIDAIQKNVEERHKEEPERALTAEEKFKQSNAIYKRNFDPVWGGSLGAPKFPEVSKLNLMFHSHIRDPAGKILGVVLNTLDKMAAGGIHDHVFGGFARYSVDKKWHVPHFEKMLYDQGQLLMAYSNGYKTTKKQLYLDVADSIFNYICKDLQHPAGGFYSGEDADSLPTWESSDKIEGAFYAWTYAEVRDLLKPNLDKFGDIGEVDPVDVYTEHYNIQETGNVEPSSDPHGHLLGKNILIVYGSVGETADKCKTSSEVVSGIVKVGNAILHEVRDKRPRPHLDTKIICAWNGLILSGLSQLACIKDAPNREKYLQAATSLVSFIRENLFDMKARKLLRSCYGDDTEKAKSLEHPIYGFIDDYAFLIKGLTDYYRASLDKSALWWGKELQEIQDQLFWDQVNGAYFYSEANSSNVVVRLKEDHDGAEPCGNSVSVHNLLLLGDYFESESFHDKAKKILNYFSNVTPFGYVLPEMMSAMLLDCHGRDMLVVVGPDGPRTDNLIDAVRDFYMPGLTIVRLNSVTPDQHLAGKTLKSFRMLQDAPTAYFCHNKVCQMPVTDPARLTEDLIPKHIFDYTEYEN is encoded by the exons ATGTTCCAAGGTGTTGCAGCAAAGGTGAACCATCTAGCAGGATATTTGCGGACTAGTTGCTTCCCGACTGGAGGTGGTCTCACCAAATCCTGCCAAAGACGAACCAGTTTCGCGTACCCGGAGGGAACAGCGTATTCCAGTGCTAGCGAAAACTCTAATcagaacaacaaaaacaacaggCAAATCCAGCAGCATCCGAAACCAGTAGGTTATTGTCATCATCATTGTTATCATCATCAGTGTCGCTATTACCATTACGGCCGTCATCATCAAAACGCAGAGTCAGTCACGTTCACCGATCAATATCTGCAGCAAGTGAGGCAACGAGTACAACGCTCCATTGGACAAGTTTG CAAATTTTGCACAAACACAATCAGTATGAGTTCCAATTCGCCATCCGGATCATCCGGGGATCAGAAGCACACAAACCGattgataaatgaaaaatctCCGTATTTGTTGCAGCATGCGCACAATCCAGTTGACTGGTATCCGTGGTGTCAGGAAGCAATTGATCGTGCCAAAGCGGAGAACAAGTTGATCTTCCTGTCGGTTGGATACAGCACGTGCCACTGGTGCCACGTTATGGAGAAGGAATCGTTCGAAAATGAAGAAGTAGCCAAGATCATGAACGAAAATTTCATCAATGTAAAGGTCGATCGGGAAGAACGCCCGGATATCGATAAACTGTACATGACATTCATTCTGCTGATCAACGGTTCCGGGGGTTGGCCGATGTCGGTCTGGTTGACACCGGATCTAGCGCCAGTCACGGGGGGAACCTATTTTCCGCCTAAAGACCGCTGGGGAATGCCAGGGTTttccacaattttgctgaaACTAAAGAACAAATGGTTGACTGATAGTGAAGATCTAGCATCAACAGGGCGTTCGATCATCGATGCAATTCAAAAAAATGTCGAAGAGAGACACAAGGAAGAACCGGAACGCGCTTTAACAGCAGAGGAGAAGTTTAAACAGTCGAATGCAATTTACAAGCGCAACTTTGACCCAGTGTGGGGAGGATCATTGGGTGCTCCCAAGTTTCCGGAAGTATCTAAATTGAATCTCATGTTTCATTCTCATATCCGAGATCCAGCAGGAAAAATTCTAGGTGTCGTGCTCAATACACTGGACAAAATGGCTGCTGGTGGAATTCACGATCATGTATTCGGAGGGTTTGCCAGGTACTCCGTGGACAAGAAATGGCATGTGCCACATTTTGAGAAAATGCTCTATGACCAAGGACAGCTTCTGATGGCCTATTCAAACGGGTACAAAACGACCAAGAAACAACTCTACCTGGATGTGGCGGATTCCATATTCAACTACATTTGTAAGGATTTGCAACATCCGGCTGGGGGATTTTATAGTGGTGAAGATGCTGATTCGTTACCAACTTGGGAAAGTTCTGACAAAATTGAAGGTGCTTTCTACGCATGGACATACGCCGAGGTACGGGATCTGTTAAAACCAAACTTGGACAAGTTTGGTGATATCGGCGAGGTAGATCCAGTCGATGTCTACACAGAGCATTACAACATTCAGGAAACCGGTAACGTAGAGCCTAGTAGCGATCCGCACGGACACTTACTTGGTAAAAACATTTTGATTGTGTATGGATCCGTCGGTGAAACGGCTGATAAATGCAAAACTTCTTCGGAAGTTGTTAGTGGTATTGTTAAAGTAGGTAACGCGATTCTACACGAAGTACGAGATAAACGCCCGAGGCCTCATCTGGACACTAAGATTATCTGTGCCTGGAATGGACTAATTCTTTCCGGTTTATCTCAACTGGCGTGCATCAAGGATGCGCCAAACCGTGAGAAATATCTCCAAGCGGCCACGAGTCTGGTATCATTCATTCGTGAAAACCTCTTCGATATGAAAGCAAGAAAGCTACTGCGGTCGTGTTACGGTGATGATACTGAAAAGGCGAAGTCACT GGAACATCCCATTTACGGGTTCATCGATGACTATGCCTTTCTTATCAAGGGACTAACCGATTACTATCGAGCCTCTCTGGATAAGAGTGCGCTTTGGTGGGGCAAAGAATTGCAGGAAATTCAGGATCAACTATTTTGGGATCAAGTCAACGGTGCTTATTTCTACTCGGAAGCCAACTCCTCTAACGTAGTCGTGCGATTGAAGGAAG ATCACGACGGAGCCGAACCCTGCGGAAACAGTGTTTCCGTTCATAATCTTCTTCTGTTGGGAGATTATTTTGAGAGTGAATCGTTCCATGATAAggcgaaaaaaatcttgaactaCTTCTCAAATGTAACCCCTTTCGGTTATGTCCTACCGGAAATGATGTCCGCAATGTTGTTGGATTGCCATGGTCGCGATATGTTGGTGGTTGTTG GCCCAGATGGTCCAAGGACTGACAATTTGATCGATGCGGTAAGAGATTTCTACATGCCTGGCTTGACTATCGTCCGATTGAATTCGGTAACGCCGGATCAACACTTGGCTGGGAAAACGCTCAAGAGTTTTAGGATGCTTCAGGACGCTCCGACGGCTTACTTCTGTCACAACAAGGTCTGTCAAATGC